One part of the Sciurus carolinensis chromosome 6, mSciCar1.2, whole genome shotgun sequence genome encodes these proteins:
- the Sra1 gene encoding steroid receptor RNA activator 1 has product MTRCLAGSAEVEMAELYVKPGNKERGWNDPPQFSYGLQTQTGGPKRTPLTKRVAAPQDGSPRVSTSETSPGPPPMGPPPPSSKAPGPPSVGSCPVSNVEPTSFPVIESEALMEDVLRPLEQALEDCRGHMRKQVCDDINRRLTLLQEQWAGGKLSVPVKKRMALLVQELSSHRWDVADDIHRSLMVDHVTEVSQWMVGVKRLIAEKRSLSSEGDANEEKSAAAAEENQTIPVSQEAP; this is encoded by the exons ATGACGCGCTGCCTCGCTGGCAGTGCGGAAGTGGAGATGGCGGAGCTGTACGTGAAGCCGG GCAACAAGGAGCGCGGCTGGAACGACCCGCCGCAGTTCTCATACGGGCTACAGACCCAGACTGGCGGACCCAAGCGCACGCCGCTCACTAAGAGGGTCGCCGCCCCGCAGGATGGATCCCCCAGAG TCTCCACCTCAGAGACTTCTCCTGGGCCACCTCCAATGGGGCCTCCGCCTCCTTCAAGTAAGGCCCCTGGGCCCCCTTCTGTGGGGAGTTGTCCTGTCTCCAATGTGGAGCCCACAAGTTTCCCAGTCATCGAGTCTGAGGCTCTGATGGAGGATGTGCTGAGACCTTTGGAACAGGCATTGGAGGATTGCCGTGGCCACATGAGG AAGCAGGTATGTGATGACATCAATCGACGCCTGACACTACTTCAGGAACAGTGGGCTGGAGGGAAGTTGTCAGTGCCTGTAAAGAAGAGGATGGCACTACTGGTGCAAG AGCTTTCAAGCCACCGGTGGGATGTAGCAGATGACATTCACCGCTCCCTCATGGTTGACCACGTGACTGAGGTCAGTCAGTGGATGGTAGGAGTTAAAAGATTAATTGCGGAAAAGAGGAGTCTGTCTTCAGAGGGGGATGCCAATGAAGAGAAATCTGCAGCAGCTGCTGAGGAGAATCAAACTATACCAGTCTCTCAAGAGGCTCCATAA